A single region of the Plasmodium cynomolgi strain B DNA, scaffold: 0155, whole genome shotgun sequence genome encodes:
- a CDS encoding hypothetical protein (putative) gives MRNLEHYSLNRYDYEFLSKITYDFIDKYFEMCDYEMSSKKNIKKCYYYPDIKFIEAIKVSLLDIFDSNTAIIRSTLMNQDEPISTPCRKYICECVKTYDGMQQNYCLYEAGYEKHKNTCSRLEKFRDTYKLYIQNNEDLKDKYLH, from the exons ATGAGAAATTTAGAACATTATTCCTTAAATCGCTATGATTACGAGTTTTTAA GTAAAATTACTTATGATTTtattgataaatattttgaaatgtGTGATTATGAAATgagtagtaaaaaaaatattaaaaaatgttactaTTATCCagatattaaatttattgaagCAATAAAAGTATCATTATTAGATATTTTTGATAGTAATACGGCAATCATTAGATCAACATTAATGAATCAAGATGAACCAATTAGTACTCCTTGtcgaaaatatatttgtgaaTGTGTTAAGACATATGATGGTATGCAGCAGAATTACTGTCTGTATGAAGCAGGTTatgaaaagcataaaaatacatgttCAAGATTAGAGAAGTTTAGGGATACATATAAATTGTATATTCAGAATAATGAAGACCTAAAAGATAAATACCTTCATTAG